From one Erythrobacter sp. HKB08 genomic stretch:
- the truA gene encoding tRNA pseudouridine(38-40) synthase TruA, whose amino-acid sequence MTRFALTIEFDGTPFQGLQRQKHGPSVQQSLEEAAHKVTGETVTLHSAGRTDTGVHALAMRSHFDIEKDIEPFRLMEALNYHLRPDPIAVLDCREVDDEWHARFSCTGRSYEYRICNRRAPLTLEANRAWQVAQELDHQAMHRAAQALVGHHDFTTFRSVHCQAQSPVKTLDHLDVSREGEHVIIRTAARSFLHHQVRSMVGCLALVGMGRWREEQVGEALLARDRQELGLNAPPHGLYFVAATYPGEENEK is encoded by the coding sequence ATGACCCGCTTCGCGCTCACCATCGAATTCGACGGCACGCCGTTCCAGGGCCTGCAGCGCCAGAAGCACGGGCCGAGCGTGCAGCAGTCGCTCGAGGAAGCGGCGCACAAGGTCACCGGAGAGACCGTTACCCTGCACAGCGCCGGGCGCACCGATACCGGCGTCCACGCGCTCGCGATGCGCAGCCATTTCGATATCGAGAAGGACATCGAGCCCTTCCGGCTGATGGAAGCACTCAACTATCACCTCAGGCCCGACCCGATCGCGGTGCTCGACTGCCGCGAGGTCGACGACGAGTGGCACGCGCGTTTCTCCTGCACCGGACGTTCCTACGAATACCGCATCTGCAACCGCCGCGCTCCGCTGACGCTGGAAGCCAACCGGGCGTGGCAGGTTGCGCAGGAACTCGATCACCAAGCGATGCACCGCGCGGCGCAGGCGCTGGTCGGGCACCACGATTTCACCACCTTCCGTTCCGTCCACTGCCAGGCGCAGAGCCCGGTCAAGACGCTCGACCATCTCGACGTCAGCCGCGAAGGCGAGCATGTGATAATCCGCACCGCGGCGCGCAGCTTCCTGCACCACCAGGTGCGCAGCATGGTCGGCTGCCTCGCGCTCGTCGGCATGGGCCGCTGGCGCGAGGAGCAGGTCGGCGAAGCTTTGCTTGCACGCGACAGACAGGAACTGGGCTTGAACGCACCCCCGCACGGCCTCTACTTCGTGGCCGCAACCTATCCCGGAGAGGAGAACGAGAAATGA
- the fmt gene encoding methionyl-tRNA formyltransferase → MRIVFMGTPDFAVPTLEALHKAAHEIVAVYTQPPRPAGRGKKLQPSPVQKVAERLGIEVRSPKSLKSAEEQEKFGALGADVAVVAAYGLILPQAILDAPANGCLNVHASILPRWRGAAPIHRAIMAGDPTTGVTIMQMEAGLDTGPMLATARTTIDQKTTGELTEELAHLGAQLMVGTLRDLAIHVPVAQDDEDATYAPKIDKAEARIDWTKPAQEVMRHIHGLAPFPGAWSELDGERVKFLRAEVVEASGKPGEVLDDDLAIACGEGAIRPLRLQRAGKPAMDRSDFLRGKPVDKGMTIA, encoded by the coding sequence ATGCGCATCGTCTTCATGGGAACGCCCGATTTCGCCGTGCCGACGCTCGAAGCGCTGCACAAGGCGGCGCACGAGATCGTCGCGGTCTACACCCAGCCGCCGCGCCCGGCGGGACGGGGCAAGAAGCTGCAGCCCTCGCCGGTGCAGAAGGTAGCGGAGCGGCTCGGCATCGAAGTGCGCTCTCCCAAGTCGCTCAAATCGGCCGAGGAGCAGGAGAAATTCGGCGCGCTCGGTGCCGATGTCGCGGTCGTGGCGGCCTATGGGCTGATCCTGCCGCAGGCGATCCTCGATGCCCCTGCGAACGGCTGCCTCAATGTCCATGCCTCGATCCTGCCGCGCTGGCGCGGTGCCGCGCCGATCCACCGTGCGATCATGGCGGGCGATCCGACCACCGGCGTGACGATCATGCAGATGGAAGCAGGGCTCGACACCGGCCCGATGCTGGCAACCGCGCGCACCACGATCGACCAGAAGACCACCGGCGAACTGACCGAGGAACTGGCGCATCTCGGTGCGCAGCTCATGGTCGGCACGCTGCGCGATCTCGCGATCCACGTGCCTGTTGCGCAAGACGACGAGGACGCGACCTACGCGCCCAAGATCGACAAGGCCGAGGCCCGCATCGACTGGACGAAGCCGGCGCAGGAGGTGATGCGGCACATCCACGGCCTCGCCCCCTTCCCCGGCGCATGGAGCGAGCTGGACGGCGAGCGGGTGAAGTTCCTGCGCGCCGAAGTCGTCGAGGCATCGGGCAAACCCGGCGAAGTGCTCGACGATGACCTCGCGATAGCCTGCGGCGAAGGCGCAATCCGGCCGCTGCGACTGCAACGCGCCGGCAAGCCTGCGATGGACCGCAGCGATTTCCTGCGCGGCAAGCCGGTCGACAAGGGAATGACGATAGCGTGA